Within the Phalacrocorax aristotelis chromosome 13, bGulAri2.1, whole genome shotgun sequence genome, the region GCCGCCCTGCAGGGGGCGCTctcccgccggcggcggccgcaCTCATGCGCACAgcacaccccccccacacctACGCGCAACACCGCTCCGCCAGGGGGCGCCCGAGCGGCGCGGCGGAGGGCGGGGCCGGCGCGTGACGCTGTACGGCGGCCGGGCgggtgcggcggcggcggcgcgggatGGAGCGGGCGGCGCGGTGCGGGCGCTGGCTGCGGGCCGCGCTGGCCGCCGGGGGGGTGCGCCGCcgcctgccctggctgctgctcgCCATCGTCCTCGTCGGGTCCGCTCTCAAGGACGGCGACGTGGTGCCCGAGACGCCCATGCGGAATAAGCGCAACCCGCTGAACGtgtgaggagaggaggggggcggcggcggcggggcgggcaggccgcggggctgcgcggggcggcggggcgggcaggccgcggggctgcggggggcggcggggcgggcaggccgcggggctgcgcggggcgggggggggggctctgcGGGCGACCCGGGCTGGGCCCGGCGTCggggcggggcgaggcgggCTGGTGGGGAGCGGGCGCCGGGCAGCGCTGCTGGCGGCGTGGGACGGCGGGCTCTGTCAGTCCCTCGCCGGAGCGCCTGGTGCCGTCCGCGGGGCTGTAAGGGGTCGGAGCAGCGGGAGCTTCTTGCTCGTTTCCgttggaagaggaaaaggaggaatttttttcctcctttacctcCCAGATAATCCCTCGTATTTGGGTAAACTGATAACTACTGAAACCGATCTAAAAGCAAGCCgaagaaaacaagtgttttaGTGCCTCTCTAAAAGCAGAGTTGCTGCCATCCTTTTCCAGCGCTCAGGCGATGACTTAACTGGCTTAGTCATCCTTTAAAGCTGCCTGTGAAAGTTTTGAAGGGCACGAGGAAGGCGATGAGCTGGGCCAGCGCATGTGTGCTTTACCTGCTACAGATCAGAAAGTAAAGGCAAAATTGCTGGTTTCCCCTGTGACTTGGGGAATTTTGTACTTCATCGATTCAAATTTGTCATTTGGTGACGtgtgggagaggagctgctTTTAGTGTGATTGGAAAAGAGGGATTGGCAGGAATGCGTAGTGAAATTGATCTTACAGTAAAAACATACTACAATTCAGTGTTCCCTTTTTAAACAGAGGAGGGTTATCTGTACTGACAGTTCCTAAAGCAAATTTTCCCCACAGATTACTTCCCTGCAGCTTTGCCAGCAGCAATTGTGTAAGCagcctttttttgcttttaactgtCTTAATAAAATGAGGATTTTACTTTCAATTACCATTCTGTGGTAGCAGCTGTGGTTGCCACACAGATGTCACTGTTACTGTAAAATTAAGAGTAAAGGAGATACTCAGAAGCCTGGGTGAGGCCCTGACTGTTTTTGTTAGGGTCTTAATGAAGATATACAATTCTTTTCTgacttggttttggttttgatgctGAGGTGATGATTAAATGATGACTTTGTGTGTTTAGCTATAGCTCAGCCACAGACCAGAATTCTGCTGTCTCTGTTTTTCAAACTCGGATGTGGGTAATGAGGGGGCACAGCTCTGTACacccttcccccctcccaccgGCTGATAGCAAGCAAGCTGCATTGGAAGGTGGTAGTGGTATAAAGAAGATAGTAGGCCATGGTCTCCTTAACTCATTAGTAAATTCACTTGTGCATGCTCCACTCACAGGTTTGAAGAGAGGACCAGAATACCGTCTCCTGCTAAACAGAGTAGCAGCACATCATCAGCTGGTGTTCGAGATTTTATAGGCATCAAAGCAAAACTTTTCAAGGCAGAGAGTGAATTTAGAGATGGAAGGATTTGTGTATGCCAAAGGAAAGCTCTTGTCAGCTGGAGGGACAGCAGAGgaacaaatacattttgttttttcatttatagGGTGATGACAGAGGAAAAGCTTCATGGCCTGATTAGGGAAAAAACAGTCAGCCCTTCTGGCTATCCTATTCAGTTGATATTGTGAGGTTGAGGTTGTGAAGGGGTTTGAAAGCAGAGATAATTGAGATGGCGGGAAAGAGTCAGAAAAGGGTTACTGTGGTCAGGGTGGcaagctgctttgcagctgcATTTTGAGTAGGGCGGAGTTGAGTGGGTTTGTAGGGTAAAAGTGATTGCAAAACTGAATTGCAAGTCTGCTGCAAATCTGAACGAGGGCTCTGGGTCTAAAGGAATGCTGATGGAGAAACATGATGAAGTACCTGGTTGAGGAAGTATTGGGGTGTTGGGCCTGAGAGAAATAGTGGGGAGAGATTTAAGTTTTTAGCGATGCTTTACTTTGAGGGGAGGGCATGGGCGTTTAATTTAGATGGTCCTGAGCATTGACCTCGGAAACCTCCTTCTCCAAGCATCACCACTTACCCCAGTTCCTGTGAAGTTTCACATGTGCATGTTTCTCTTTTGGCTTTTCTCTGGCAGCTATTTTGTGAAGGTGGCTTGGGCATGGACGTTCTGGCTTCTGCTGCCCTTCATCACTATCACCACCTACCAGTTTGCTGAGAGCAAGTTCCTCTATGGTCCCACGAAGAGCATTTTGACGGTGCTGCGGCGTCTCAGTGCACTGCTAGTGGGCACTGTCATCTGGTATGTCTGCACCAGCCTTTTCATGTATATCGAGAATCTCACTGGCATGTGCTCTACCTCAGGTGAACTCAGTGAGCCTCGCCGACTCTATACCACCAAGCAGGAGTGCCACCAGGACAACGGGATCTGGAATGGTTTTGATATCTCAGGGCACTGTTTTCTGCTCTCGTACTGTGCCCTGATGATTGTGGAGGAAGTGGCTGTGCTGGAAGGCTTGTCCATAGACCAGAACTCTAAGCTGCATGTTGTGATCAACGgcctgtttgtttccttgtgTTTTCTCACCATGATCTGGGTGTTCATGTTTCTCTGTACTGCTGTGTATTTCCATGACTTCAGTCAAAAGCTTCTCGGTGTGCTGATAGGTCTGTCAGCTTGGTACGGGACATACAGATTTTGGTACTTGAAACCCTTTTCTCCTGGACTACCTCTTCCAAATATACCTTTAAGTTCAAAGAAACACAGTTACAGCagataaaataagttttaaaatttttggaTTTTGCTTTCAGTACTGGAGTAGTGGAATGTAGGACTGGTTACTGTATTTACACTGTAAGGAACAAGGTGATGGGCTGGAGGAAACCAAATCGGTACTGGCCAATGGCTGGCAGGTATAAGCAAGCTGCTTATTTGGGAGAAAAAATTGGTATTGGAAGAGGTCTGCTCTTGTGATGGAGCTGATGACTGGCATGCTCAGCAAAGATACCAGAAGTTGAATCTGTTTTCTTACTAACAAATGGAGGAGCAGATCCAAGGCTGACACAGGCCTTTGCTCTTTAAGAGCGTGACTGATCTCAACCTAATTCTCCCTCGTTCTTTTTGATTTATGtcattatattatatataatatcaTGGATATATTATATCATGGATGATCCAAACCtcatacttatttttttttaatactcctGTTTGTATTGCCTTACAGGAAAGCTCTAATAATGACAGTGCTGCTAAGAGTTGCAAAAATAACAATACTTGTTAAAGCAGTATCTTGCTCTGTTGTGAAACTAGAATGTCTCATGTTATCAAGTGTTAAATACACTAACCTGCCACAACTGCTTCTTAGTCATCTGCACCTTCTGCAACAAAAAGCGTAAATCAGAGATGTAGTGTCTTAAGCAGACTGTGACTTTAAATTCATGCCTGTCTTTGAAAAGGAGACTCATGAAAAACAAGCCTTAACTTTCTCCTATCTGTAAtaatattttgtcattttattcTTGACAGAAAAAACTGCTTCCAATTTTGCTAAGACGTCTAATGtgataattttatattaatttataaaaaaatcttacGAGTTGCACACTTTGCAACAAGAAGTACTTTGTGGTATGTTTCTTCTAGAAGAACAATGAAATTCTGGTGTTACGAACAAGTTAGCTTAGCCTGCTATTTCCCAAATAGCCTGCTTGGTAATGAATGAATTGTTTATCCTAAGAGCTGCAAAGCAGTGTGCCTGAAGCAATATGTACTCTTGCTTATCCAGCGATATTAAGAAGCTACTTAATTTTGATTGCATGTAAAGCTGTGGCCACTTTTGGTGTGGCTGGAAACCCACTACTGACTAAAGCACTACTATTATGTAATGAATAGCTATGAGATGGGATGGGTTTATTCATATCAATTGGACACTTAGCAGTTTTTACCTGGAagagctttttattatttcacaaaGACTTATTCATGATGCAGTTGCACAAAGTTGTTTGACAGTTGTAGTGATGAGCAAGACGGCCAGAAAGGTCTGTGGGCCAGGCTGTAGGTAGTGTCTGctaatcatagaattgtttaggttggaaaagacctttaagatcaagtccaactgatAACCCAActctgccaagtccaccactaaaccatgtccctaagtgcccCATCTATATGtcttaaatatctccaggggtggtgaatcagtcacttccctgggcagccttttccaacgcttgacaacccttttggtgaagaaattttgcttaatatccaatctaaacctgccCTAGCACAACTTGagactgtttcctcttgtcctgtttcttgttacttgggaaaagagaccaacccccgccttgctacaacctcctttgagggagttgtagagagtgataaagtctcccctcagcctcctctcctccaggctaaacccccccggctccctcagccgctccccatcAGACTtattctccagacccttcaccagctccattgcccttctctggacacgctccagcacctcaacgtCCTCCTTGTCCTGAGGgccccaaaactgcacacagtactcgaggtgcggcctcaccagtgccaagagAGCAAGCAGAGTTGATGTGTCTGTGGCGTTTGACTCCAGAGTGATTATTTTGCTGAATATAGGGTATGATGCACAGTAGTTTAGTCTTAGCACATTTCTCTTTGCCATCTCAACCGTTCTCTTCCAGCAAGAGAGTGGTAGCATTTGCAGTAAATACAGCAGTGTTAATTCCATACTTGTGGTCTGCCTCTGAGGAGAGGTAATTCACCTGAATTTCCACTGAGTTCAGTGGCAAGTGGGAGTTGTTCGTTCTTAGGAAGTACAAATCATCTTTCAGAAATAAGCTGTTTCAGGAGGTTATGTATTTTTTGTTAAGctccttttgtttttgcatCAAATTGCCTTTTAAGCTGAGTCTTTGGAAAATTTGCACTGATTAACTCATATTGGGTTTAACTAAATTTGTTTAAACAATGCAAATTCATTTGCAGATATTCTTTGATGTAGTGTAAGCCTGCTCCCAATAGAGCTAAGCTAGACTGCAAGCCACTTTCAACATGGAAAAGGATTATATACCCAGAAGGTTTTCtgattaatttcattaaatttaaGTTTCTATTTTAGGTTATCTTTATGTAACTTTGCTATATAGACAAAGCCTTGGAACAGgaaatgctatttatttaaatCAACTGACTTGCTGAAATTATGTTCAGTTTCACAGATGTTTTGTGCAATCACTACGTGGATATTTCTGTCTGCTTCTAACCTGTATCATACAAACTTTTTATTAAGGAAATAATGTGGGGTACGGTTATGCTCAAAACTttaaacaatgaaagaaaaatacttgaaaacttTTATCAGTGTTGGTGTCATTGAGAGTCTGTTTCTGTTGTCTGTAActacagtgctgctgcttttaatcTCCAGCTGACCGAATGATCCAGCCTCCCAGTATTTTTGATCATGCATCTCAGTAGTCACAAACTGACTTTGATAATTCTGCAGTATTTGGATGGGTTAACATAGCACAGGTTCTCAAAAGTGCAGggtataaaaagaaataatgaaacaaaaaaaacccacccatgCCTGACAAAAGCAGGTTTCCTAATGTGTGCCTGTTACACCACGCAGTTGATTTTGTAGACATGGGCAGTTGCTTATTGCagcaaaatgaaagccaaaCCCATTGAAATAGGTGGGAGAATTCCTCTGGGCTGATACTGCTTAAGAGTTTAGAAATCTTAGTGCATGTGTCTTTCTCAGTGAGCCAGCTGGTGGCTTAGGAGGTTCCCTTGAGCTCCAGAccttttctttgtgctttttgaCTCTATTTCAGAGTAAGACTTTGCTTCCTTGCACTTCCACTGGAAGCTAAAGGTTGCAAATTTTCTGGTCGTGTATTTGCCATCACCTTTATCTGACTTCCCTCCCTCTCGCAAATACAcatttatcattaaaataaaaacggGGCCTCTCTACCACAGATTTGCAACCAAAGAGAAACAGTGCTTTGAGTAGCTGGATTTGATGTCCTGTGCCAAGGGCACAAATAGGCTGTCAACAGGTattattaatttgtttcaagttttttggttttctttttcttttctgcattaaaGTATTCCTCTTGTTCCAGCTAATTTTTCTTGTTCATGTTTGCTAATTTTTCACTGCCTGTTTTGTGGGCTCTGTATCACAGTGCTTTCACAGAAGCAGCGTTTAGCCTGACTGATGTGGCTGAGGCAGTTCTTGGTGCCTTAAACACAgtcctctgctgcagccagcaaggAGGGGAGTCTGAGCCACCACACAGTGGGAAGATAGCTGGATTGGGATTCATTTCACTCTCTGCTTACCTGGGACTCTTTCAAATGTTTGTGTCACTGGAGGCAAGATCGGGCAAACAGGAAAGTTTAGGTCTTTCATAAGAGCAATCTGAATGGTTGAGACTTTACATGTGTCTGAAATGGGGGTTTGATTCTTCCTCAAGGTCTTTGTTCAAAGCAAAGCTGTTCCACGAATGCTTCACTGGTGCTAAATGGTATTCTTGGTTTGCCAATTTATTTGTGTGTACCTAAACTTGGGTCATGGAGcagctgcaaaaaaataaaatcctgtttcCTGCGTTGATGCATGGGAATACATGGCAAAGTGAGAAACACCCAGTTGTGCCTGTGGTGCACCCAGATGGAAAAAACTGTAGGGACTGCTGTCATTTATTAAATGGTTTGGAAAATCAGGCTTTAGTTGTGAACACAAGTCTATGGTCACTTTTCTTAGTGAaataaggtttgtttttttccactgcagctTAAAGTATGTCCCAGCAGCTTCTCTACAATCAGccttttccagctcttttcCTTTGATTAGTCTGTGTTTATCACTGTTTGCTCAGAAACCCATTTCCCAGGATTATCTCTTTTCATTGCTTCATCTTGCCTCCTGGAGCACAGATTAGTAATAAATGCTCTTCACCTCTGGTAAATGCAtgatttctctttattttgttttcccctcttttaAGTATTTTGCCAAAGCTTAAGATGAAAGTAATTAATACTAGCAAAAAAAGCTGAACTCATAATTAACTGTTGGTAAAAGGAGTTGGTCTGTCACTGTAACGGTGTTCACCTGGGAAGAAGCACATGCTTAGTACTGGCCCTGATGTGCCTGAACTcatggaaggaaagagaaggtaACGTGACAGCAGCTCTTGGTGCGTTGGGAGAGTTAGCTTTGCCCTCTTCTCAAAGGGCATGCACTGTATTTCTGTAAAGGGGAGTTTCACCCACGTGTTTAGTAGGAAattgttaatgtatttgaaTGTGAGAAGAATACCTTAGTGCTTAAACAGAGTATGTGATGAGAACATAGAGGTTACGAGTTGggaaagcagaaatggaaatgacTATAGGGATTGAGTGCAGTCCCTGAAACTTCAGGCAATTATGTAGTAATATTTAGTCTgacagattatttatttttgaactaCTGTCTGTCCATCTTAAAACACAGGCAATGCCCTGTGCCTTGTAACAAGCTGAATAACTTCTCTGTAAAGCTTTGGATCTATAATATGGCACAGAAAATAAGCGGTAGGTGTAAAGCTTTACCAGCCTTTCAGGAGAGTTAAGTATCAAGGGAAAGAAGTACTCAGAAAAATGCCCTTTCTCAGTCGTGCTTTTCCTGACAATCTATCTAGTGGTAGGAGATCTGCAGTTACTAGTGGAGTGAGGCTGAAGAAGGGAAAGCGTGGAACAAAAGAcaaattatgattattttttaatctcatatCTCTGAAGCCTTTTTCCGTGTCCAGTCTAGGCTCATTTTGCAGTTTTAGGTCGTGTATTTCCTCAGTCATGCCATTTAACGCATTTAATCTGTGGGAAGCGTTGTTGATGTCAGAGCAATAAATAGGCATATCCTCAATGTAAATGTCAGCTCTCTTCTGAAATCTCTTCCCTGAATCTTGTGCGCCCTCTGTTCTGCGGAGCCTTCCCCGTCTTGTGGGGACTGGGGAGAAGAGCAGGGCCGAGAGGTTACACATGGTGTGACGGTATCAGCGACAGGCTTAACATCATGACTCAGTGCTGGAGAAAATTCAGCTAAAAAGGTTGTGGCTAAAAAGAGTTGACTCTGATGGAGAAAGCTGTGCAAcattaattgaaaataaagatgataTCAAGCCCTCAAAACCTGCTAGCCTTGTATCTAAATGCGTGAATTGTTGCACCCAAACCCAGCAGGATTGTGCTGATTCGGAATGGCGCTCAGGGTCTGCCCTCTGTGTTTTGCAGATGACGGAAGCAAGCATGGATTTAATATGTGCTTGGTGGAGTGTCATTCTAGACCACAGCTCTTGCCAGCACTGTGCACTGTTGCTCCAGCTTTGCCATAGCCTGACCTGACCAGTTTGGTTTTTAGAAGAATGGGATTGATAGAGGTTTGAGttttttaagaggttttttttttttttgtcagttgaTTGTCATATTTTGGAAGTTAAGAGAAAATACTatgcagagggtttttttgttttattttgttttctaggggttttgggtttgtttttgttgtgttttgttttttgcttgtGGCCAAGAATCCTCCCTGTTGCTGTTCTGTGGTGCTTGGCTCTGAGGGCATGGAATggaaagaaattgcttttggTAAGCAAAAATAGAAGAGTATTCCAGGAGGCTTGCAGCAGAGTGACATGACCTTGTGATGTAAAGAGCATGTGCAACACAGCGCTTAACCATGCAGAATACTTAGTTCTATGTCAAGAAGTGCCTGCAGCACCCTCAAACCTGGTTACACTCTGTTCTGATTGCAGAGTAGCTTTATTTGGATAATTCTCCTGGAGCTAAAAAGGATTTAGGTCGTGGGAGAGATGAGGTGCTGGTAGGAAAGGGCTGAGACAGGAGGCAGTGGAAGTAGGGGGTTGGacagtgttatttttaaagaagggcTTCCTAAGTTGTCATTGGTCTGTGCTGTTAAGAGCTTTTTAGTGAGACACTCTCCTTCATTTCTTAGCAGTCCTTTCTCAGAAGGTGGAAATGGGAGGTGCTGTGTCCACTGATGCAGAGTTTCACAACCCGTAGGCTACTGACGAGAGAAATGTCTCTGAAATCGGTCATGTATccctggctggctgcagcaggacaggagtccagagagagggaaggggtAGGATAGTAGAgagctgtaaggaaaaaaagctgaaagtaGATCATTGTGCTgaggagaaagacaaaaaggaagaaaaaacaagtggGAGCTCCCAAGGAGTGGGTGGAGGTTGACACTTTGCTCATCGATGCTTTTCAGTATCGAAGTTGCGTGGAAATAGAAATAATCTGCTTTGGCAATGGCGTCTGTTGTCTGCAGGTAGAGCCTTGGCCTGCAGCACGCAGGTTATTGCAGTCCGCAGCCTGAGCTTGCCTTCGCTGCAGCTGCAGTGATAGACATCTGTTCTGACAAAGCAATTGTTCGTCTAAATTATTTATGGCATATGTgttattctttctttcactgtgaGGCATTTAAAGCAGactcttttctccctgtttaatccttcagaagaaagcatgtaAAATGGGTAGTAAAAGACAATGATAGTAAATATGTCATTTGGAAATCAGCATGAggggagaaaataggaaaattgTTTGTCATGAATGTGCTTTATCTGAGTTCCGGTGGTTCTTTTACTGCTTCTCAAAACCTTAGATTCAGTATTAGAAAGAGCTTGCTCTGAAACCTCTCTGATTTATCACTGAGGCCCTGCTTCAGGAAGTGCTTTAGGGATATGAAATCTGTCCCTGTTCACGACATACTTATGCAGATGTTTTCATTCCCATTCATACCTGTGGATTTGAACCTCTGTCTGGGCGCAACCTGCTGAACATAGGCTGAGGACTTTATTCTGTCCCACCAAGGCAATAGTAGCTTTTCTGCAGACTTCTGTAGTAATAGCAGCTTTGCTGATGGCGTGAACAGATGTGAAATAACCCTCTTATCCTCCACTACACCTCCGCTAACTGCAGGTGTGGAGTTACAGTAGTAAGCACTTAGGTTGTACGTTATTTCCTAGTTCTTTGGTTATTTAGTTTTTAATCCCATATtatcatattttatattatcCCTGGCCATCTCAAAATATTATCATATTATCCCATATTATTTTAATCCCATATATCTCTCAGGAACCTGAGAGGTTTAGTTGCTGTCATTGCCTGCATTGTAGAACCAGTCTGGGTGCTTGGCTTTGAACTTGTTAGCAGTGAATGCCATCAAATGCAACCTGATGTTAAGTATTTTCACaagctttaatattttctgtttgctgttctCAGGTGGGGAAgtccttcatttattttcacagcagaaagaGAGTTTCCCCTTGCTTGAAGGAGCAGCTCTTACACCATCCCCCTTTCCTCCTTAGCCAGGATACTGAAATTGCAGTTGGGTGgtaagggtgtttttttttcattcagaaatagAGCAAGACTCGGCAATTAATTTTGGAGGGGGCCATGAGATGGTCACTAGGTATTCTTAGGCAGCCCTTGATCTCAATTTTTTTGGCAACCTGTGACAGACAAGCCCTGTGGTGTGTTCCGTGTCCTCTGGCAAGCTTGGTTTTGAAATCCTTTATTCTGCATGgagaggtcttctccaaccctCGACAAGCAAAGGAGAAGGCTGCCAGTAAGCTGCAAGGCTGACAcatacattttcagttttcataatTGAGTCTCTTGAGCAAAACCCAGAGGAGTAAAAAGGTTTCAGAAGCTGTAGTTCTGCAAATCTGACCATGGGAGCCTGTGAAACAGGAGGcttgggagggaggagggagtgaCTGATCCTTGCACGCTGGGTACCCACAGCTCGTTCTGTGTCATGAAGCTCCATCTCAGAGGTGCTCAGAAGGGCTTGGACTTGACAAGTAGGCCCTGATTTTCTCCCCTCTGATAATTACAAGTTCAGCATTTCAGCACAGATACAGGCCCTGAGGTGCctaaaagcacattttcctcTAAAACCCAGAGGTTTTGAAGACTAAAAATTTGCTTGGGTAAATAAGTACATATAGGGTAAAGCCTAAGAAGGACCCTAACTGGGGTCGGATGAGGTACACAGGTGGTGCCAGATACAGCACAAGCCATTCCCTCTGCTGTCTGGTGTGGCCAAGCCAGTGCTGCAGTGATAGCAAGTTGCTACAGAATTGCTCAGCAGCAAATGGTAAGGTGTCCCAGAGCAGACATTTGCTCCAAATAGTATCTCTGAGGTGCCTCACCTTCCAGCCTTACCCCTTGGGTCCTGCTGTTACCCCACACCTTGCTGAGAGCAAAGCATAAAGTCCTGGAgtgagaaaacacatttttgctatcgttttcatatttctgtgtaCAGAAAACGACTTGGGCACCAAACATCAGGCCAGTGCCTGGCTTATGGCCATGCAGTGTGGTGGTCTCCCCTTTTAAGTGGAACTAGAGCAGAAAAGCTCTGATTATCAGCTCAGATCAGCTAGAGCAAAAGCAACTTTTTATGATGACAGCCTGTAATCACCACAGGGCTGCTTATAGTAGCTCGCTAATCTGGATTGATCAGGGTGGTGACATTCATCTCCTGGCTCATTTCAGCATGGTCTTGAACATCAGTCTGGCCTCTGCCTGTCACAGTAATTGTCTTTTATCGCTCTTGCAGATTGCTTTTCCCTGGAGCAAATTCCTGGTATTCTTTCATTACCACAGCAGGGAAACAAGGCTCAGTGACAGGGAGTGGCACTGGCTTcacagatttttgcttttttttttttttaatttagttcaAAACAAAGGCTTGCTAGTGAACAGTCTTAGCTGAGAACCTATACAAAACTCACCACTACAGCACCTGTGGCCTCCCAGCAGCCCAAGAAGTGATATGACTGACAGCTGTCATGTGTTGGTCAGAACTGACCCATGCCTTGTTCCAGATGCTGGCTCTGTCTGGCTTCCTTGTAACAGTTGCATTATGACAGTGtgctccaaaaacccacaaatgcCTATTTTCCCCACTGTTTAGAGCTCTGATTTGCTCCATGATTCAAAATTTATTCTTTgtcagttttggtttggttttggtttttttttttaaaaaaaagaggatcaAAGTGACCAGCAGCAGTCTTGCTAAGCAGTTTGCTCCTGCCTCATTCTCAGTCTGAAATCCTGGGAACGGAGCAAGTATTTGCTCTCATTCTCTCTGGGTTTCCTGACTTGGTACCGCCATTAATATTGCTTTCTACACCTGGTATGTGCATTTTATCAGCTTTTGGAGATCACCAGGGAATGTGTGTGTAGGATGATGGACAAAGGTAGAAGGATGACTTCCTGGTAAGGGTTTCGTGTCGGTGTATCTTTATAAATTCTTTTGGGAAGTTTAGTATTAGCTAATGGCCCAGATGAACTATGGGTCATCATGTAGGTTCTTACATCTTTCAGATTCAGCAAAAGGGATGACCTCGGGGGATCCTTTTGTCTCCCTACTGAAAAATAACTATTTCCTCTAA harbors:
- the FITM2 gene encoding acyl-coenzyme A diphosphatase FITM2, which encodes MERAARCGRWLRAALAAGGVRRRLPWLLLAIVLVGSALKDGDVVPETPMRNKRNPLNVYFVKVAWAWTFWLLLPFITITTYQFAESKFLYGPTKSILTVLRRLSALLVGTVIWYVCTSLFMYIENLTGMCSTSGELSEPRRLYTTKQECHQDNGIWNGFDISGHCFLLSYCALMIVEEVAVLEGLSIDQNSKLHVVINGLFVSLCFLTMIWVFMFLCTAVYFHDFSQKLLGVLIGLSAWYGTYRFWYLKPFSPGLPLPNIPLSSKKHSYSR